A region from the Lolium perenne isolate Kyuss_39 chromosome 4, Kyuss_2.0, whole genome shotgun sequence genome encodes:
- the LOC127297067 gene encoding uncharacterized protein isoform X1 yields MGSKKRAKPSRGKKKARTCTDQALALDYVRAWAHPAPPPPEPSTADAGDGFLPPQAARMACGSGGNVLFELHCHSNHSDGFMSPSALVERAHRNGVKVLALTDHDTMAGIPEAMSAAHKFGMRIIPGVEISALHSPRGIPGVGDPVHILAYYGMCGPSRFDELDSMLLNIRDGRYLRAKNMLSKLNTMKVPIKWEHVTKIAGEGVAPGRLHIARALVEAGYVDNVREAFNKYLGNDGPAYATGSEPFIETVVQMISRTGGISALAHPWSLKHPIAVIRSLKSAGLDAMEVYRSDGKFDAFSELAEQYGLLKLGGSDFHGKGTKDESDVGAVKLAITTLSSFLKMARPIWCSAMKDILLKFVEEPSTANLGKIIKFGQLANFDGFVPIDSGMDVVNLCLSSWLSHDEMEAVDLEENDEAYCHVVIPIFYPILWSILH; encoded by the exons ATGGGAAGCAAGAAGAGGGCGAAGCCGAGCAGgggcaagaagaaggcaaggacctGCACCGACCAGGCCCTGGCCCTCGATTACGTCCGCGCCTGGGCGCACCCTGCGCCGCCACCTCCGGAGCCCTCGACGGCCGATGCCGGGGACGGCTTCCTGCCGCCCCAGGCCGCGCGCATGGCCTGTGGCAGCGGGGGCAACGTGCTGTTCGAGCTTCACTGCCACTCCAACCATAGCGACGGGTTCATGTCCCCCTCGGCGCTCGTCGAGCGCGCCCATCGCAACGGG GTGAAGGTTCTCGCCCTGACAGATCATGATACAATGGCTGGTATACCAGAAGCTATGTCAGCAGCTCATAAGTTTGGCATGAGGATAATTCCTGGTGTAGAAATCAGTGCGCTACATTCTCCACG GGGAATTCCTGGTGTTGGTGATCCTGTTCATATTCTTGCATACTATGGTATGTGTGGCCCATCAAGGTTCGATGAGCTGGACAGCATGCTCTTGAACATTAGAGATGGGCGATACCTACGAGCAAAGAATATGCTGTCAAAGCTAAATACGATGAAAGTGCCAATAAAGTGGGAGCATGTAACGAAAATTGCTGGTGAGGGAGTGGCACCTGGTCGACTCCATATTGCAAGGGCTTTGGTTGAAGCAGGCTATGTAGATAATGTCAGGGAAGCATTTAACAAGTATCTTGGTAATGATGGCCCTGCATATGCCAC AGGCAGTGAGCCATTTATTGAGACTGTGGTGCAGATGATTAGTCGTACTGGGGGTATATCAGCATTAGCCCACCCATGGTCATTGAAACATCCAATTGCAGTCATTAGGTCCTTGAAAAGTGCTGGTCTTGATGCTATGGAGGTTTACAGAAGTGATGGAAAGTTTGATG CATTTAGTGAATTAGCTGAGCAGTATGGACTTCTGAAGCTTGGAGGTTCAGATTTTCATGGAAAAGGCACGAAAGATGAGTCTGATGTTGGAGCAGTTAAGCTTGCTATTACAACTTTGTCCTCCTTCTTGAAGATGGCTCGGCCTATCTGGTGTAGTGCAATGAAAGACATCTTACTGAAGTTTGTTGAGGAACCATCTACTGCCAATCTAGGGAAGATAATTAAGTTTGGACAACTTGCCAATTTTGATGGCTTTGTACCAATTGATAGTGGTATGGATGTTGTTAATCTCTGCTTATCTTCATGGTTAAGTCATGATGAGATGGAAGCTGTCGACCTTGAGGAG AATGATGAAGCCTATTGTCATGTTGTTATACCTATTTTCTACCCGATCCTTTGGTCAATTCTCCACTAA
- the LOC127297067 gene encoding uncharacterized protein isoform X2, translating into MGSKKRAKPSRGKKKARTCTDQALALDYVRAWAHPAPPPPEPSTADAGDGFLPPQAARMACGSGGNVLFELHCHSNHSDGFMSPSALVERAHRNGVKVLALTDHDTMAGIPEAMSAAHKFGMRIIPGVEISALHSPRGIPGVGDPVHILAYYGMCGPSRFDELDSMLLNIRDGRYLRAKNMLSKLNTMKVPIKWEHVTKIAGEGVAPGRLHIARALVEAGYVDNVREAFNKYLGNDGPAYATGSEPFIETVVQMISRTGGISALAHPWSLKHPIAVIRSLKSAGLDAMEVYRSDGKFDAFSELAEQYGLLKLGGSDFHGKGTKDESDVGAVKLAITTLSSFLKMARPIWCSAMKDILLKFVEEPSTANLGKIIKFGQLANFDGFVPIDSGMDVVNLCLSSWLSHDEMEAVDLEEVRSKLACYVAKA; encoded by the exons ATGGGAAGCAAGAAGAGGGCGAAGCCGAGCAGgggcaagaagaaggcaaggacctGCACCGACCAGGCCCTGGCCCTCGATTACGTCCGCGCCTGGGCGCACCCTGCGCCGCCACCTCCGGAGCCCTCGACGGCCGATGCCGGGGACGGCTTCCTGCCGCCCCAGGCCGCGCGCATGGCCTGTGGCAGCGGGGGCAACGTGCTGTTCGAGCTTCACTGCCACTCCAACCATAGCGACGGGTTCATGTCCCCCTCGGCGCTCGTCGAGCGCGCCCATCGCAACGGG GTGAAGGTTCTCGCCCTGACAGATCATGATACAATGGCTGGTATACCAGAAGCTATGTCAGCAGCTCATAAGTTTGGCATGAGGATAATTCCTGGTGTAGAAATCAGTGCGCTACATTCTCCACG GGGAATTCCTGGTGTTGGTGATCCTGTTCATATTCTTGCATACTATGGTATGTGTGGCCCATCAAGGTTCGATGAGCTGGACAGCATGCTCTTGAACATTAGAGATGGGCGATACCTACGAGCAAAGAATATGCTGTCAAAGCTAAATACGATGAAAGTGCCAATAAAGTGGGAGCATGTAACGAAAATTGCTGGTGAGGGAGTGGCACCTGGTCGACTCCATATTGCAAGGGCTTTGGTTGAAGCAGGCTATGTAGATAATGTCAGGGAAGCATTTAACAAGTATCTTGGTAATGATGGCCCTGCATATGCCAC AGGCAGTGAGCCATTTATTGAGACTGTGGTGCAGATGATTAGTCGTACTGGGGGTATATCAGCATTAGCCCACCCATGGTCATTGAAACATCCAATTGCAGTCATTAGGTCCTTGAAAAGTGCTGGTCTTGATGCTATGGAGGTTTACAGAAGTGATGGAAAGTTTGATG CATTTAGTGAATTAGCTGAGCAGTATGGACTTCTGAAGCTTGGAGGTTCAGATTTTCATGGAAAAGGCACGAAAGATGAGTCTGATGTTGGAGCAGTTAAGCTTGCTATTACAACTTTGTCCTCCTTCTTGAAGATGGCTCGGCCTATCTGGTGTAGTGCAATGAAAGACATCTTACTGAAGTTTGTTGAGGAACCATCTACTGCCAATCTAGGGAAGATAATTAAGTTTGGACAACTTGCCAATTTTGATGGCTTTGTACCAATTGATAGTGGTATGGATGTTGTTAATCTCTGCTTATCTTCATGGTTAAGTCATGATGAGATGGAAGCTGTCGACCTTGAGGAGGTAAGATCAAAGCTTGCCTGCTATGTAGCGAAAGCATAA